Proteins from a genomic interval of Kitasatospora herbaricolor:
- a CDS encoding CBS domain-containing protein: MLTHRTVRDVMTRDVVRVAPATGFRAIVELLQEHGITAVPVVDEDDRPVGIVSEADLLRTQSAQEDPGGLRPPPAEEPGTAGADTAQQLMTSPAVCVEPGSTVVAAARLMSGRHIKRLPVVDEEGRLAGLVSRGDLLKVFLRDDRAIRQDVVEEVLSHVEGVSPAAVGVEVAQGRVVLSGTIEPPYLVPVVLRLCRSVDGVVSVTDRTSSVPEQMSPTTHPKHHRSTEVRHGNHV, translated from the coding sequence GTGCTGACGCACCGCACCGTCCGGGACGTAATGACCCGCGATGTCGTCCGCGTCGCACCGGCGACGGGATTCCGTGCGATCGTCGAGCTTCTCCAGGAGCACGGCATCACCGCCGTGCCGGTCGTGGACGAGGACGACCGGCCGGTCGGCATCGTCTCGGAGGCGGATCTCCTGCGCACCCAGTCCGCCCAGGAGGACCCCGGCGGCCTGCGACCGCCGCCGGCCGAGGAGCCGGGAACGGCCGGGGCGGACACCGCCCAGCAGTTGATGACCAGCCCGGCCGTCTGCGTCGAACCCGGATCCACCGTGGTGGCCGCTGCCCGCCTGATGTCCGGGCGGCACATCAAAAGGCTGCCGGTGGTGGACGAGGAGGGCCGGCTCGCCGGCCTGGTGAGCCGCGGCGACCTCCTCAAGGTGTTCCTCCGGGACGACCGGGCCATCAGGCAGGACGTCGTCGAGGAGGTGCTCAGCCACGTGGAGGGGGTGAGCCCGGCAGCCGTCGGTGTGGAGGTCGCGCAGGGCCGGGTCGTGCTGAGCGGCACGATAGAGCCCCCGTACCTCGTGCCGGTCGTGCTGCGCCTGTGCCGGTCGGTGGACGGCGTCGTGTCGGTCACCGACCGGACGAGCTCGGTACCCGAGCAGATGTCCCCCACCACCCACCCGAAGCACCACCGGAGCACGGAGGTCCGCCATGGGAACCACGTCTGA
- a CDS encoding Acg family FMN-binding oxidoreductase: protein MNDPALTVAQLRFLASAAGAAPSLHNSQPWRFAPTADSSGLRVHLDRARAVPLTDPDGRALHISVGAALFNLRVAAPRLGRDPEVRLLPDPAEADLAAVVGLARPAPSAPPPGPDLYEAIRHRHSSRRPFINRDVPEAVLGELTTAALGEGAVLSPLEEDGVRRVLALTRDAERRTGADLARTAETRSWLRLEEPAADGIPAAALGPQDHDARVPMRGFTGRTQPTTPPERFEALPQLALLTTHGDTPADWLRAGQAMQHVWLLATVHGLRASVLHQAVEWPDTRWGLRDPAEGVGHVQLVLRLGYGPPGPATPRRPVDETLDLTDHRAAAARGESSC from the coding sequence ATGAACGACCCAGCACTGACCGTGGCCCAGCTGCGGTTCCTGGCCTCCGCCGCCGGCGCGGCGCCCTCGCTGCACAACAGCCAGCCGTGGCGCTTCGCACCCACAGCCGACTCGTCCGGCCTACGGGTCCATCTCGACCGCGCACGGGCCGTGCCGCTGACCGACCCGGACGGCCGGGCGCTGCACATCTCGGTGGGCGCGGCGCTGTTCAACCTGCGGGTCGCCGCACCGCGGCTCGGACGGGACCCGGAGGTGCGGCTGCTCCCCGATCCGGCCGAAGCGGACCTGGCCGCCGTGGTCGGTCTCGCCCGCCCCGCGCCGTCGGCGCCGCCGCCCGGGCCGGACCTCTACGAGGCGATCCGGCACCGCCACTCCAGCCGCCGGCCGTTCATCAACCGGGACGTGCCCGAGGCCGTCCTCGGCGAGCTGACGACGGCCGCCCTCGGCGAAGGCGCGGTGCTGTCCCCCCTGGAGGAGGACGGGGTGCGCCGTGTGCTCGCCCTGACCCGCGACGCCGAGCGCCGCACCGGCGCCGACCTGGCGCGCACGGCCGAGACCCGCAGCTGGTTGCGGCTGGAGGAACCCGCCGCCGACGGGATACCCGCGGCGGCGCTGGGCCCGCAGGACCACGACGCCCGGGTGCCCATGCGCGGCTTCACCGGCCGGACGCAACCCACGACGCCGCCCGAACGCTTCGAAGCGCTGCCCCAGCTGGCCCTCCTCACCACTCACGGCGACACACCCGCCGACTGGCTCCGCGCCGGCCAGGCCATGCAGCACGTCTGGCTGCTGGCGACGGTCCACGGCCTGCGCGCGTCCGTCCTGCACCAGGCCGTCGAGTGGCCCGACACCCGGTGGGGCCTGCGGGACCCGGCCGAGGGGGTCGGCCACGTCCAACTCGTCCTGCGTCTCGGCTACGGCCCGCCCGGACCCGCCACACCACGCCGCCCGGTCGACGAGACCCTCGACCTGACGGACCACCGGGCCGCCGCTGCCCGCGGGGAGTCGTCGTGCTGA
- a CDS encoding DUF1876 domain-containing protein, translating to MTVTGSIDQHRTKQWTLHLQLFEEGDLTTVHAVLDTGDNTLRSRATARRSPKDPDVPEIGDEFAAGRALVDLGHQLLRAGESDTAAFDPGLRG from the coding sequence ATGACCGTCACCGGCAGCATCGATCAGCACCGGACCAAACAGTGGACGCTGCACCTGCAGTTGTTCGAGGAGGGCGACCTCACCACCGTGCACGCCGTCCTCGACACCGGTGACAACACCCTCCGCAGCCGAGCCACCGCACGGCGCAGCCCGAAGGACCCGGACGTCCCGGAGATCGGCGACGAGTTCGCGGCGGGGCGGGCCCTGGTCGACCTCGGTCACCAGTTGTTGCGCGCGGGCGAGAGCGACACCGCGGCCTTCGACCCCGGCCTCCGCGGATGA
- a CDS encoding universal stress protein — MRRVEPVGQRTVVGVDGSPSSEQALRWAVTQARLTGDPVDAVICWTSPTVYERAPTSVDRELGHAAGKVLDQVVARTFGGVRPEEVRTTALPGNAAEVLVARSRGADLLVVGSRGRGGFGAALLGSVSQYCAQYAPCPVVVLRGGAG, encoded by the coding sequence ATGCGCAGGGTGGAACCGGTGGGGCAGCGGACCGTGGTCGGCGTGGACGGCTCCCCCTCCTCCGAACAGGCCCTGCGGTGGGCCGTCACCCAGGCACGCCTGACCGGTGATCCGGTCGACGCGGTGATCTGCTGGACCTCGCCGACGGTGTACGAGCGGGCGCCGACGTCGGTGGATCGGGAGCTCGGCCACGCCGCCGGGAAGGTGCTGGACCAGGTGGTCGCCCGTACCTTCGGCGGGGTCCGGCCGGAGGAGGTCCGCACGACGGCCCTGCCGGGGAACGCCGCCGAGGTGCTGGTCGCGCGCTCACGGGGAGCCGACCTGCTCGTGGTGGGCAGCCGGGGCCGCGGCGGCTTCGGCGCCGCCCTGCTGGGGTCGGTGAGCCAGTACTGCGCGCAGTACGCGCCGTGCCCGGTCGTCGTGCTCCGTGGCGGCGCCGGATGA
- a CDS encoding CBS domain-containing protein: MQHRTVRDVMTPGVVTARPGTPFKEIAELFERNGIAAVPVVDDRDQPLGIVSEADLLRTQARLPDPQGHSVGRPTDSRDSGATAAETAEGLMTSPAVCARPGWSIVEAARTMDREGIKRLPVVDETGRLTGIVSRSDLLRLFLRHDTAIREEIARDILDRTLHLAPGAVRVTVRDGVVTLAGRVEEPGLVPVVERLCASVDGVVSVHQAIEHPSTASPAGATAPTA, translated from the coding sequence ATGCAGCACCGCACCGTCCGCGACGTGATGACCCCCGGAGTCGTCACCGCACGGCCCGGCACCCCTTTCAAGGAGATCGCCGAGCTCTTCGAGCGCAACGGCATCGCCGCCGTCCCGGTCGTCGACGACCGGGACCAACCGCTCGGGATCGTCTCGGAGGCGGACCTGCTGCGCACGCAGGCACGCCTCCCCGACCCGCAGGGCCACTCCGTCGGCCGCCCGACGGACTCCCGCGACAGCGGCGCCACCGCGGCCGAGACCGCGGAGGGCCTGATGACCAGCCCGGCGGTCTGCGCGCGCCCCGGGTGGAGCATCGTCGAGGCCGCCCGGACCATGGACCGCGAAGGGATCAAACGCCTCCCGGTCGTCGACGAGACCGGGCGGCTCACCGGCATCGTCAGCCGCTCCGACCTCCTGCGGCTCTTCCTCCGGCACGACACGGCCATCCGTGAGGAGATCGCCCGCGACATCCTCGACCGGACCCTGCACCTCGCTCCCGGCGCCGTACGGGTCACCGTCCGGGACGGTGTGGTGACCCTGGCCGGGCGGGTGGAGGAGCCGGGCCTGGTCCCCGTCGTCGAGCGCCTCTGCGCGTCGGTCGACGGGGTGGTCTCCGTCCACCAGGCCATCGAGCATCCCTCGACGGCATCGCCTGCCGGGGCCACCGCCCCGACCGCCTGA
- a CDS encoding hydrogenase maturation protease — MDSTPRVTVIGVGNEYRRDDGAGWAVVARLAERARTRPLPGRTSLVVCDGDPARLISHWDGADLAIVVDAAHTHPGQPGRVHRLVMDGGRIAAADRATSSHGLGLGDAVELARELDRLPRRLVVYAVEGADCSPGMGLSDPVEVAVAHLAEQITKQVARCHHGVRDR; from the coding sequence GTGGACAGCACCCCCCGCGTCACCGTCATCGGTGTCGGCAACGAGTACCGCCGTGACGACGGTGCCGGCTGGGCCGTCGTCGCCCGGCTGGCGGAACGCGCCCGAACGCGCCCGTTGCCGGGCCGGACCTCGCTCGTGGTGTGCGACGGCGACCCCGCGCGGCTCATCTCCCACTGGGACGGCGCGGACCTCGCGATCGTCGTGGACGCCGCCCACACCCACCCCGGGCAGCCCGGCCGGGTGCACCGCCTCGTGATGGACGGCGGGCGGATCGCGGCGGCCGACCGCGCGACCAGCTCCCACGGGCTGGGCCTCGGCGACGCCGTGGAACTGGCCCGCGAACTGGACCGCCTGCCGCGCCGCCTGGTCGTCTACGCGGTGGAGGGAGCCGACTGCTCCCCGGGAATGGGTCTGTCGGACCCGGTCGAGGTGGCAGTGGCCCACCTTGCGGAGCAGATCACGAAGCAGGTCGCGCGGTGCCACCACGGGGTCCGCGACCGCTGA
- a CDS encoding 4Fe-4S dicluster domain-containing protein, which yields MATDAGGSAVIDKDGLDALVAVLAGRGRTVIGPTVRDGAIVLAELGSGADLPYGWGVELEAGTYRLRARGDGAAFAHSAGPQSWKTFLHPPRVREWSADRGADGDLVVTEDTGTPPSYAFLGVRPCDLRAIAIQDRVLTGGRHADEAYRGRRERAFLVAVECTEPGATCFCVSMGTGPAAGPGFDLALTEVLDAEGHRFLVRAGSEEGESVLAALPRSPADPATRQAAHERVAEAADRMGRSMPPVDLRTLMRETLTADRWDDVAARCLTCGNCTMVCPTCFCTSTEDVTDLTGDHAERWRHWESCFDLDFSHLASGSVRESPRSRYRQWATHKLGTWFDQFGSSGCVGCGRCIVWCPVGIDITEEAHALHRERERERESRAGRPTGPESPT from the coding sequence GTGGCGACGGACGCCGGCGGCTCCGCGGTGATCGACAAGGACGGCCTGGACGCCTTGGTCGCGGTCCTCGCCGGCCGTGGCCGCACGGTCATCGGCCCGACCGTGCGGGACGGGGCGATCGTGCTGGCGGAACTCGGCTCGGGTGCGGACCTGCCCTACGGGTGGGGGGTCGAACTGGAGGCCGGGACGTACCGGCTGCGGGCCCGCGGGGACGGCGCCGCCTTCGCGCACAGCGCGGGGCCGCAGTCCTGGAAGACCTTCCTGCATCCGCCCCGGGTACGCGAATGGAGCGCCGACCGCGGCGCCGACGGCGACCTCGTGGTCACCGAGGACACCGGCACACCTCCTTCGTACGCCTTTCTCGGGGTGCGCCCCTGTGACCTGCGGGCCATCGCGATCCAGGACCGGGTCCTCACCGGGGGCAGGCACGCCGACGAGGCCTACCGCGGGCGCCGGGAGCGGGCCTTCCTGGTGGCGGTGGAGTGCACCGAGCCGGGCGCCACCTGCTTCTGCGTGTCGATGGGAACCGGCCCCGCCGCGGGTCCCGGCTTCGACCTGGCCCTGACCGAGGTGCTGGACGCGGAAGGCCACCGCTTCCTGGTGCGTGCGGGGAGTGAAGAGGGCGAGTCGGTGCTGGCCGCGCTTCCCCGGAGCCCGGCCGACCCCGCGACCCGGCAGGCGGCCCACGAGCGCGTGGCCGAGGCGGCGGACCGGATGGGCCGCAGCATGCCGCCGGTGGACCTGCGGACCCTGATGCGCGAGACCCTCACGGCCGATCGCTGGGACGACGTCGCGGCCCGCTGCCTGACCTGCGGCAACTGCACCATGGTCTGCCCGACCTGCTTCTGCACCAGCACCGAGGACGTCACGGACCTGACCGGCGACCACGCCGAGCGCTGGCGGCACTGGGAGTCGTGCTTCGACCTCGACTTCTCCCACCTCGCGAGCGGCTCCGTCCGGGAGTCGCCGCGCAGCCGCTACCGCCAGTGGGCCACCCACAAACTCGGTACCTGGTTCGACCAGTTCGGCAGCTCGGGCTGCGTCGGCTGCGGGCGCTGCATCGTCTGGTGCCCGGTCGGCATCGACATCACCGAGGAGGCTCACGCGCTCCACCGGGAGCGGGAGCGGGAGCGGGAGAGCCGGGCCGGCCGCCCGACGGGTCCGGAGAGCCCGACATGA
- a CDS encoding cyclic nucleotide-binding domain-containing protein, which yields MTTSQHGFLGALAPAHRDLLAAFAHEVEIPAGARIFEEGGSADRFWIIRSGGAALDVHVPGGPPPVVETLGEGDLLGWSWLFEPYRWHLGAQARGTLLAVEFDAARVRAACGQDPAFGLAVTGAVAAVIARRLKATRTRLLDLYGPPGTGADGGGR from the coding sequence ATGACCACCTCGCAGCACGGCTTCCTCGGCGCCCTGGCGCCCGCCCACCGGGACCTGCTGGCCGCGTTCGCCCACGAGGTCGAGATCCCCGCGGGCGCCCGGATCTTCGAGGAGGGCGGGTCCGCGGACCGGTTCTGGATCATCCGCTCGGGGGGCGCGGCGCTGGACGTCCACGTCCCGGGCGGGCCGCCGCCCGTCGTGGAGACCCTCGGCGAAGGTGATCTTCTCGGCTGGTCCTGGCTCTTCGAGCCCTACCGGTGGCACCTGGGTGCTCAGGCCCGTGGCACACTGCTGGCCGTCGAGTTCGACGCGGCGCGCGTCCGTGCGGCGTGCGGGCAGGACCCCGCGTTCGGCCTGGCGGTGACCGGCGCCGTCGCAGCGGTGATCGCCCGTCGGCTGAAGGCCACCCGCACCCGCCTGCTCGACCTCTACGGGCCGCCCGGCACCGGGGCCGACGGAGGCGGACGATGA
- a CDS encoding FAD/NAD(P)-binding protein — protein sequence MTPPGAVARSAALPVPYRVAFRAAEAPGIATIVLEPVRSALPLFVPGQFAMVYAFGVGDIPLSVSGIDGDRLTHTVRSVGAVSAALHGLEAGATVGVRGPFGTGWGLPAAAGRDLLVVAGGIGLAPLRPLVRAALAAPGEYGRLNVLIGSRTPRDLLYLPETREWAPRARVLVTVDRPDERWRGDVGVVTALLDRAAFAPGTVAAFVCGPEPMIRATAAELVHRGADPGRIMVSLERTMHCATGHCGHCQLGPLLLCRDGPVVSWTTAEPLLLVREL from the coding sequence ATGACGCCGCCCGGTGCGGTCGCGCGCTCCGCCGCCCTTCCGGTTCCCTACCGGGTGGCCTTCCGCGCGGCCGAGGCGCCCGGCATCGCCACGATCGTGCTGGAGCCCGTCCGATCGGCCCTGCCGCTCTTCGTACCCGGGCAGTTCGCCATGGTGTACGCGTTCGGTGTCGGTGACATCCCGCTGTCGGTGAGCGGGATCGACGGCGACCGGCTGACGCACACCGTCCGCAGCGTCGGCGCGGTCTCGGCCGCCCTGCACGGGCTGGAGGCCGGTGCCACGGTCGGCGTGCGTGGCCCGTTCGGCACGGGCTGGGGTCTCCCCGCCGCGGCCGGGCGCGACCTGCTGGTGGTCGCGGGCGGCATCGGTCTGGCACCGCTGCGTCCACTGGTGCGCGCCGCTCTCGCCGCACCGGGGGAGTACGGGCGGCTGAACGTCCTGATCGGTTCCCGCACGCCGCGGGACCTGCTCTACCTCCCCGAGACCCGCGAATGGGCGCCGCGGGCCCGCGTGCTGGTCACCGTCGACCGGCCCGACGAGCGATGGCGCGGTGACGTCGGTGTCGTCACCGCCCTGCTCGACCGCGCCGCCTTCGCCCCGGGGACGGTGGCGGCCTTCGTCTGCGGCCCCGAGCCGATGATCCGCGCCACCGCGGCGGAACTGGTGCACCGCGGCGCCGACCCCGGCCGGATCATGGTCTCGCTGGAGCGGACCATGCACTGCGCCACCGGCCACTGCGGGCACTGCCAACTCGGGCCGCTCCTGCTGTGCCGCGACGGCCCCGTGGTCAGTTGGACGACAGCCGAGCCACTCCTTCTGGTAAGGGAGTTGTGA
- a CDS encoding oxidoreductase: MNAEPRRRPRLAVWKFASCDGCQLTLLDCEDELLGLAEQVEIAHFLEASSASAPGPYDLSLVEGSVTTAQDVERVHHIRAVSRRLVTIGACATAGGVQALRNYADVAEFQAAVYARPDYVATLATSTPISAHVPVDFELRGCPVDRRQLLEVITAHLAGRRPAVPAHSVCFECKQRGTVCVTVAHGTPCLGPVTHAGCGAVCPTFGRGCYGCFGPSDSTNFPAFVPLLRRDGMDTLDVVRVLRTFNTAAPEFDAASRKELER, encoded by the coding sequence ATGAATGCCGAGCCCCGCCGGCGCCCCAGGCTCGCGGTCTGGAAGTTCGCCTCCTGCGACGGCTGCCAGCTCACCCTGCTGGACTGCGAGGACGAACTGCTCGGCCTCGCCGAGCAGGTGGAGATCGCGCACTTCCTGGAGGCCTCCAGCGCGAGCGCGCCGGGCCCCTACGACCTGTCCCTGGTCGAGGGCTCGGTGACCACCGCGCAGGACGTCGAGCGGGTCCACCACATCCGCGCCGTCTCCCGGCGCCTGGTGACCATCGGAGCCTGCGCCACCGCCGGCGGCGTCCAGGCGCTGCGCAACTACGCCGACGTGGCCGAGTTCCAGGCCGCCGTCTACGCCCGGCCCGACTACGTCGCGACGCTCGCCACCTCGACCCCGATCAGCGCCCACGTCCCCGTCGACTTCGAACTGCGCGGCTGCCCCGTCGACCGCCGCCAGCTCCTGGAGGTCATCACCGCCCACCTGGCCGGGCGCCGACCGGCCGTCCCCGCGCACAGCGTCTGCTTCGAGTGCAAGCAGCGCGGCACGGTCTGTGTGACGGTCGCCCACGGCACCCCTTGCCTCGGCCCGGTCACCCATGCCGGCTGCGGCGCCGTCTGCCCGACCTTCGGGCGCGGCTGCTACGGCTGCTTCGGCCCCAGCGACTCCACCAACTTCCCGGCTTTCGTCCCGCTGCTGCGCCGCGACGGGATGGACACCCTCGACGTGGTGCGGGTCCTGCGCACCTTCAACACCGCCGCGCCCGAGTTCGACGCGGCCTCCCGCAAGGAGCTGGAACGGTGA